A region of Homo sapiens chromosome 17, GRCh38.p14 Primary Assembly DNA encodes the following proteins:
- the DLX4 gene encoding homeobox protein DLX-4 isoform a (isoform a is encoded by transcript variant 1) has protein sequence MTSLPCPLPGRDASKAVFPDLAPVPSVAAAYPLGLSPTTAASPNLSYSRPYGHLLSYPYTEPANPGDSYLSCQQPAALSQPLCGPAEHPQELEADSEKPRLSPEPSERRPQAPAKKLRKPRTIYSSLQLQHLNQRFQHTQYLALPERAQLAAQLGLTQTQVKIWFQNKRSKYKKLLKQNSGGQEGDFPGRTFSVSPCSPPLPSLWDLPKAGTLPTSGYGNSFGAWYQHHSSDVLASPQMM, from the exons ATGACCTCTTTGCCCTGCCCCCTCCCCGGCCGGGACGCCTCCAAAGCTGTCTTCCCAGACCTCGCCCCTGTCCCGTCGGTAGCGGCTGCCTACCCGCTTGGCTTGTCCCCTACAACCGCAGCCTCCCCCAATTTGTCCTACTCCAGGCCGTATGGCCACCTCCTGTCTTACCCCTACACCGAGCCAGCGAACCCCGGAGACTCCTACCTGTCCTGCCAGCAACCCGCGGCGCTCTCTCAGCCCCTCTGCGGACCTGCAGAGCACCCTCAGGAACTCGAGGCAG ACTCGGAGAAGCCGCGGCTGTCCCCGGAACCCTCCGAGCGGCGCCCTCAGGCCCCCGCCAAAAAGCTCCGCAAGCCGAGGACCATCTACTCCAGCCTGCAGCTGCAGCACCTAAACCAGCGTTTCCAGCACACGCAGTACCTGGCGCTGCCCGAGAGGGCCCAGCTGGCAGCGCAGCTCGGCCTCACCCAGACCCAG GTAAAGATCTGGTTTCAGAACAAACGCTCCAAGTATAAGAAGCTCCTGAAGCAGAATTCTGGGGGGCAGGAAGGGGACTTCCCTGGGAGGACCTTCTCTGTgtctccctgctccccacccctcccctccctctgggaTCTACCCAAGGCAGGGACCCTGCCCACCAGTGGCTATGGCAACAGCTTTGGAGCCTGGTATCAGCATCACTCCTCAGATGTCCTGGCTTCGCCTCAGATGATGTGA
- the DLX4 gene encoding homeobox protein DLX-4 isoform X1 has protein sequence MKLSVLPPRSLLAPYTVLCCPPDSEKPRLSPEPSERRPQAPAKKLRKPRTIYSSLQLQHLNQRFQHTQYLALPERAQLAAQLGLTQTQVKIWFQNKRSKYKKLLKQNSGGQEGDFPGRTFSVSPCSPPLPSLWDLPKAGTLPTSGYGNSFGAWYQHHSSDVLASPQMM, from the exons ATGAAACTGTCCGTCCTACCCCCTCGCTCCCTCCTCGCCCCCTACACCGTGTTGTGCTGCCCACCAGACTCGGAGAAGCCGCGGCTGTCCCCGGAACCCTCCGAGCGGCGCCCTCAGGCCCCCGCCAAAAAGCTCCGCAAGCCGAGGACCATCTACTCCAGCCTGCAGCTGCAGCACCTAAACCAGCGTTTCCAGCACACGCAGTACCTGGCGCTGCCCGAGAGGGCCCAGCTGGCAGCGCAGCTCGGCCTCACCCAGACCCAG GTAAAGATCTGGTTTCAGAACAAACGCTCCAAGTATAAGAAGCTCCTGAAGCAGAATTCTGGGGGGCAGGAAGGGGACTTCCCTGGGAGGACCTTCTCTGTgtctccctgctccccacccctcccctccctctgggaTCTACCCAAGGCAGGGACCCTGCCCACCAGTGGCTATGGCAACAGCTTTGGAGCCTGGTATCAGCATCACTCCTCAGATGTCCTGGCTTCGCCTCAGATGATGTGA